The following are encoded together in the Primulina tabacum isolate GXHZ01 chromosome 18, ASM2559414v2, whole genome shotgun sequence genome:
- the LOC142532330 gene encoding uncharacterized protein LOC142532330, with the protein MPPKRKGIEGDDRTPPTDKTAKVVIEFSKLLQEQAKVHSEQIQGRGHGRGQGTTESSDDGAYDRFRRMNPLDFIGGLDPLVDLEWIKSLEAIFDYLKFTDQDKDAMSVGEYILKFEEGCVFIPFIAEKDKDKGEHFLRGLKLEIRRDVHISKMITYQDIVERALLAEHGEQEIEKERQLRRQAFQAIWQGKSTIVRGGHKLKGKMEQRNKPSLPYLDTERPVCPKFGKPNKVLDVQNESNMWFKIYPDVFADDVPGIPPDREELLDKGFVQPSSSPWGAPVLFLKKKDGSLRLCIVYRELNKVTVKNKYHLPRIDDLFDKLQRATVFLKIDLRSGYHQLKTRELHREHLRIVLQLLRDKQLYAKLKKCEFWLEHVAFLGHIISNEGISVDPSKIEAIKQWSIPKTV; encoded by the exons ATGCCTCCCAAAAGAAAGGGTATTGAAGGGGATGATAGGACCCCTCCTACTGATAAGACTGCCAAGGTTGTTATCGAATTCAGTAAGTTATTGCAAGAACAAGCGAAGGTTCATAGTGAACAGATTCAAGGTCGAGGTCATGGAAGAGGCCAAGGCACAACTGAAAGTTCTGATGATGGTGCATATGATCGTTTCAGACGTATGAACCCTCTTGATTTTATTGGTGGGCTTGATCCATTAGTGGATCTTGAATGGATCAAATCGTTGGAGGCCATATTCGATTACTTGAAGTTCACCGACCAAGACAAG GATGCTATGTCTGTTGGTGAGTATATTTTGAAGTTCGAAGAAGGATGTGTTTTTATTCCTTTTATTGCTGAAAAAGACAAAGATAAGGGAGAACACTTCCTTCGTGGTTTGAAGTTAGAGATTCGAAGAGATGTTCATATCTCAAAGATGATCACCTACCAAGACATTGTTGAGAGAGCCTTACTTGCCGAGCATGGTGAACAAGAGATTGAGAAAGAACGGCAGTTGAGGAGGCAAGCTTTTCAAGCTATATGGCAAGGGAAAAGTACTATTGTGCGAGGTGGACACAAATTAAAAGGCAAAATGGAGCAACGCAATAAGCCTTCTTTACCTTATTTAGATACGGAGCGACCGGTGTGTCCTAAGTTTGGCAAGCCAAACAAAG TGTTGGATGTGCAAAATGAAAGTAATATGTGGTTCAAGATTTATCCTGacgtatttgcagatgatgtgcCTGGAATACCACCTgatcgagag GAgctattagataaaggttttGTCCAGCCTAGTTCATCgccatggggagctccggttttattcctgaaaaagaaagatggatcgTTGAGATTATGCATTGTTTATCGAGAACTCAACAAGGTAACTGTTAAAAACAAATATCATTTGCCACGtattgatgatctttttgataAATTGCAAAGAGCCACCGTGTTTTTGAAAATCGATCTtcgatccggatatcatcaattgaag ACACGAGAACTTCATCGTGAGCATTTGAGGATTGTGTTGCAGTTGTTGAGGGATAAGCAATTGTATGCCAAgttaaagaaatgtgagttctggttggagcatgTGGCATTTTTGGGCCATATTATTTCGAACGAAGGAATATCGGTGGATCCTTCTAAGATTGAAGCCATTAAGCAATGGTCCATTCCAAAGACagtgtaa